A single window of Deltaproteobacteria bacterium DNA harbors:
- a CDS encoding acyl-CoA dehydrogenase — MSKMNEADVRAEVRAWLAANWDPEMSLVAWRNELVDSGWGMPQWPEKWHGRGLPVGLVRAVEEEFANVGAVGVARSGVRLLAAATLLEHGTDRQKEKYLRRILTGEDTWCQLFSEPGSGSDLAGATTRADLHGDFWLINGQKVWTTSAHHANYGLLLARTDWDAPKHEGMSYFVIEIRQPGVDVQPLKQMNGHASFNQVFFTDAQVPTDSLVGRVGEGWKIAMTTLAHERRGADGLNVPTRKGARAGRMYEEERRELETANQPYKWYPQRAGRVDLILDRAKETGANKDLHIRQEIAKLMILAKSAEWTARRARAAQQQGRPQGPEGSLGKLAASHVARACARVHTLMTGTDALLSGPESPRNGIIAEILISVPAISIAGGTDEIQRNIISERVLDLPKEPRFDTGPFRNVRRN, encoded by the coding sequence ATGAGCAAAATGAATGAAGCTGACGTGCGAGCTGAAGTACGAGCCTGGCTCGCGGCCAACTGGGATCCTGAGATGTCGTTGGTCGCATGGCGCAACGAGCTGGTCGACTCAGGTTGGGGTATGCCGCAATGGCCGGAGAAGTGGCACGGTCGCGGATTACCGGTGGGCCTCGTGCGCGCAGTAGAAGAAGAGTTCGCCAACGTCGGCGCGGTCGGGGTAGCGAGGTCTGGCGTACGACTGCTAGCTGCGGCGACGCTGCTGGAGCATGGCACGGATCGGCAGAAAGAAAAGTATCTACGCCGCATCCTTACCGGCGAAGACACGTGGTGCCAGCTCTTCAGCGAGCCGGGAAGCGGTTCAGATCTTGCCGGGGCCACGACACGTGCTGATCTGCACGGCGATTTTTGGCTCATCAATGGCCAGAAAGTGTGGACCACCAGTGCCCATCATGCCAATTACGGTCTGTTGCTGGCACGCACGGATTGGGATGCACCCAAGCATGAAGGAATGTCATATTTTGTCATCGAGATACGGCAGCCGGGCGTGGACGTGCAGCCGCTCAAACAGATGAATGGCCATGCGTCGTTTAACCAGGTGTTTTTCACCGACGCGCAAGTACCAACCGATAGCCTGGTCGGACGGGTCGGCGAAGGCTGGAAAATCGCGATGACCACGCTGGCCCACGAACGTCGCGGGGCGGATGGGCTGAACGTGCCGACTCGCAAGGGCGCCCGCGCGGGACGCATGTACGAGGAAGAGCGGCGCGAGTTGGAAACCGCCAATCAACCCTACAAGTGGTATCCGCAACGTGCTGGGCGCGTTGACCTCATTCTCGATCGCGCCAAAGAGACGGGTGCGAACAAGGACCTGCACATACGGCAGGAGATCGCCAAGTTGATGATCCTGGCCAAGTCAGCCGAGTGGACCGCGCGTCGCGCTCGTGCCGCGCAGCAGCAGGGGCGACCGCAAGGACCGGAAGGCTCACTTGGCAAGCTTGCCGCCAGCCACGTCGCCCGGGCCTGTGCGCGGGTGCATACGCTGATGACCGGAACGGACGCACTGCTTAGCGGACCCGAGAGCCCGCGAAACGGGATTATCGCTGAGATTCTAATCTCGGTGCCGGCCATCTCTATCGCCGGTGGCACCGATGAGATTCAGCGCAACATCATCTCCGAGCGTGTACTTGATCTCCCGAAGGAGCCACGCTTCGACACCGGACCGTTCCGCAATGTGCGGAGGAACTAG
- a CDS encoding acyl-CoA dehydrogenase, with translation MQFAFTDEQEEFRAATRRFLQEKSPTTEVRRLMETSEGYDADTWRQLSDQLALPGIHIAEQYGGGGFGMVEMCIVTEEMGRALLCAPYFSTAVLATNAILNAGTDAQKANVLPDLASGKRLATLAVTELNGQWNPHAIELVATPDGNGFRLQGTKSYVVDGHVADLLVVAGRIGGTSGDDGLALFTVRADASGVERRLLPSMDPTRKLARVDFRGVHADLLGSGTDGAKALTRTLDQAAVALANEMVGGAQTLFDSAVNYTKLRVQFGRTIGSFQAIKHKCADMLLEMELAKSAAYYAAQAAAAEDPEWPALACLAKASASEMYLHLAIETIQIHGGIGFTWDNDTHLWFKRAKSSEVFLGEPYYHRELLMQRWGV, from the coding sequence ATCCAGTTTGCGTTCACGGACGAGCAGGAGGAATTTCGCGCGGCGACGCGGCGATTTCTGCAGGAGAAATCCCCTACGACGGAAGTCCGGCGTCTTATGGAAACGTCTGAGGGGTATGATGCCGACACCTGGCGTCAGCTCAGCGACCAACTCGCGTTACCTGGAATTCACATCGCCGAACAGTACGGCGGTGGCGGGTTTGGCATGGTCGAGATGTGCATTGTCACGGAGGAGATGGGGCGTGCATTGTTATGCGCGCCATATTTCTCCACCGCGGTGCTGGCAACCAATGCGATCCTCAACGCTGGCACTGACGCGCAGAAAGCGAACGTGCTGCCTGACCTCGCCAGTGGCAAGCGACTGGCCACGTTGGCCGTCACCGAGCTGAATGGTCAGTGGAATCCGCACGCCATCGAGCTGGTCGCAACTCCTGACGGCAATGGGTTTCGCTTGCAAGGAACAAAAAGTTATGTAGTGGATGGGCATGTCGCTGATCTGCTCGTCGTCGCTGGCCGCATCGGTGGCACTAGCGGGGATGATGGTCTCGCGCTCTTCACGGTGCGTGCCGATGCCAGTGGCGTCGAGCGACGCCTGCTGCCGTCGATGGACCCGACTCGTAAGCTCGCGCGCGTCGATTTTCGTGGGGTACACGCAGATCTCCTGGGCAGTGGAACTGATGGAGCAAAGGCGCTCACGCGCACCCTGGACCAAGCCGCCGTGGCGCTGGCCAATGAGATGGTCGGTGGTGCCCAGACGTTGTTCGATTCGGCAGTGAATTACACAAAACTACGAGTGCAGTTCGGCCGCACGATTGGCTCGTTTCAGGCGATTAAACACAAGTGCGCTGACATGTTGCTGGAGATGGAGCTGGCGAAATCCGCGGCCTACTATGCGGCGCAAGCCGCCGCAGCCGAGGACCCGGAGTGGCCTGCACTGGCGTGTTTGGCGAAAGCCTCAGCTTCGGAAATGTACCTGCATCTCGCCATCGAGACGATTCAGATTCACGGTGGCATCGGTTTTACCTGGGATAACGACACGCATCTATGGTTCAAGCGCGCCAAAAGCTCTGAGGTTTTTCTGGGCGAACCGTATTACCATCGAGAACTCTTAATGCAGCGCTGGGGGGTATGA
- a CDS encoding LLM class flavin-dependent oxidoreductase — protein MQIGYFTERPYRWLPEELILRNRAFFAVSNEHFDREKAADDYHYYLDEYCYAEDLGFDALALNEHHGNPICMGSVMNVEASILAYRTKRARIVLVGNPLPVIKHPLRMAEELAEIDLISRGRLVTGWVRGAGSEQIFNNANPAYNRELFNEAHDFIVQAWTRPGPWRYEGKHFHYRHVNPWALPYQKPHPPMWIPGTLSPETVEWCASHRYPYIGLGTPLRPTCDLWDFYADEAAKHGYQAGPENFGYMVATALGETEEKAQQAAAGFVYGGGQNAFSAAEFTMPPGYNSKAAIRTLAKMQSSAWLGVSGEKLKEQMQGGTAEIDYADVRRKLQGALMRGQKNMQVIVGTPQTVIPKIKGIMSVLRVGIFIILSLQGTHENEERRTSMRLFAEEVIPELKAHAKAIGLADPFERTPGSVALSAGTKRTPVVDRGPLAELGF, from the coding sequence ATGCAAATAGGATATTTCACTGAACGACCGTATCGCTGGCTACCTGAAGAACTCATTTTGAGAAATCGCGCTTTCTTCGCCGTATCAAATGAGCATTTCGACCGCGAAAAGGCGGCTGATGATTATCATTATTACCTTGACGAATATTGCTATGCCGAAGACCTCGGCTTCGACGCCCTTGCGCTCAATGAACATCACGGCAACCCGATCTGCATGGGGTCGGTGATGAACGTTGAAGCATCGATTCTCGCCTATCGTACCAAGCGCGCCCGTATCGTGTTGGTTGGCAATCCACTGCCGGTGATCAAGCATCCGCTGCGCATGGCTGAGGAGTTGGCAGAGATTGATCTGATTTCGCGTGGGCGATTAGTCACTGGCTGGGTGCGCGGCGCGGGCAGCGAGCAGATCTTCAATAACGCCAATCCTGCGTATAACCGTGAGTTATTCAACGAAGCGCATGACTTTATCGTCCAGGCCTGGACCCGCCCCGGACCGTGGCGCTACGAAGGGAAACATTTTCACTATCGTCACGTCAATCCGTGGGCACTTCCTTACCAAAAACCCCATCCGCCCATGTGGATTCCTGGTACACTGAGCCCAGAGACCGTCGAATGGTGTGCCTCACATCGCTATCCGTATATTGGGCTGGGCACTCCACTGCGGCCTACGTGTGATCTGTGGGACTTCTACGCTGACGAAGCCGCCAAACATGGCTATCAAGCCGGACCGGAGAATTTCGGCTATATGGTCGCGACAGCCTTGGGCGAGACCGAGGAGAAAGCACAGCAAGCTGCTGCCGGGTTCGTCTATGGCGGGGGACAGAATGCGTTCTCGGCAGCGGAATTCACCATGCCGCCGGGCTACAACTCGAAAGCCGCGATTCGTACTCTGGCAAAGATGCAGAGCAGCGCGTGGCTCGGGGTTAGCGGCGAGAAGTTGAAGGAGCAGATGCAGGGTGGTACTGCTGAGATCGATTACGCCGACGTGCGACGCAAGCTGCAGGGGGCGCTGATGCGCGGGCAAAAGAACATGCAGGTGATTGTGGGCACGCCGCAGACGGTGATTCCGAAGATCAAGGGGATCATGAGTGTCCTGCGTGTGGGCATCTTCATTATTCTCAGCCTCCAAGGCACGCATGAGAACGAAGAGCGCCGCACCAGCATGCGCTTGTTTGCGGAAGAGGTGATTCCCGAACTCAAAGCACACGCCAAGGCAATCGGTTTGGCAGATCCGTTTGAACGTACGCCTGGCTCGGTCGCATTGAGTGCCGGGACCAAGCGAACCCCGGTCGTCGATCGCGGTCCGCTGGCTGAGTTAGGGTTCTAA